A genomic region of Candidatus Pseudomonas phytovorans contains the following coding sequences:
- a CDS encoding peroxiredoxin, whose amino-acid sequence MSLKLGDIAPDFEQDSSEGKIRFHEWLGNSWGVLFSHPADFTPVCTTELGLTAKLKDDFAKRGVKAIALSVDPVDSHHKWIEDINETQNTVVNFPIIADADRKVSDLYDLIHPNASDTLTVRSLFVIDPNKKVRLTITYPASTGRNFNEILRVIDSLQLTDNHKVATPGNWQDGDEVVIVPSLKDEEEIKQRFPKGYRAVKPYLRLTPQPNR is encoded by the coding sequence ATGAGCCTCAAACTCGGCGATATCGCCCCCGATTTCGAACAGGATTCCAGCGAAGGCAAAATCCGCTTCCACGAGTGGCTGGGCAACAGCTGGGGGGTGTTGTTCTCCCACCCGGCCGACTTCACCCCGGTGTGCACCACCGAGCTGGGGCTGACTGCCAAGCTCAAGGACGATTTCGCCAAGCGCGGAGTCAAGGCCATCGCCCTGTCGGTAGATCCGGTCGACTCGCACCATAAGTGGATCGAGGACATCAACGAAACCCAGAACACCGTGGTCAACTTCCCGATCATTGCCGATGCCGATCGCAAGGTGTCCGACCTGTACGACCTGATCCACCCGAATGCCAGCGACACCCTCACCGTGCGCTCGCTGTTCGTCATCGACCCGAACAAGAAGGTGCGCCTGACCATCACCTATCCGGCCAGTACCGGGCGCAACTTCAACGAAATTCTGCGGGTGATCGACTCGCTGCAGCTGACCGACAACCACAAGGTCGCCACACCAGGTAACTGGCAGGACGGTGACGAAGTGGTGATCGTGCCTTCGTTGAAGGACGAGGAAGAGATCAAGCAGCGCTTCCCCAAAGGTTACCGGGCGGTCAAACCCTATCTGCGGCTTACCCCTCAGCCCAATCGTTAA